TTACAGgactttatatttcctttttctcattatgttttgtttgacatcatattttctttgtatttgtaatagacatttataatttcttataatttcaatgttttcattttgagttacatgttcttttatattggttatatagatgatcaaatatttatatgtttaagtggaaaaaaataagaacttaattaacaacaagtaatataaatatcttcatatataaataaatactacataaatatcacgaataataaaaatataaatatcatgaaTATTGACAATAAGtacttaaataacaaaatataatagtgtatttttacatatcttcatacataatataaatatcatgaaTCACCTAAGTCAACATAAGATGTTGTTATGTCCATCAACTGTTCAAATGCGCGCATCCTACTAGTATAAATAGATGACCACGCTCGTGCCTCAGGATAACAGTGGGTTGAGGACATGATATTCACCGTGGGCAACGGACAACCTTCTTGTAGCTTAACCTACATtatacaaataacaaaatataattgagtgataagtaattttaaaatgaattcatAACAAAATGCACTTACCTACACAAAATGACATCCATGAACATGTCCTATACAAATTAAGCGATGTTGAGTGATATCAGAAGGTGGTGTGGAACGTAGTGGAAAGATAGTATAATTTTGAGAGTTTGACAAACACACTAAGATAACGTTATATCGGTTAGCAATTGCATAACCAATGTCTGGTAATGTCATCCACTTGCTCATGTTAGCctgttatgaataaaagttgttagaaaaaaaatgtaataaagaAACTACATAAAACGGGAAACACTTACCGCGGACAGTGACTTCACCAATAAAGAGGTCCTCAGTTCTTCTAGTCTATCATAGCCTCCTACTAGGCTTGCATATTCATCACGCCATGCACTGAGTTCTTTGTACAACTCATTCCTCACAACgggccatgaatcttctccgAGTCCCAACAACGCAGCAATGCATCTATACCCACAGTGACCATCagccacaacatcaacaacgtcCACAATGAAGGGGTGAGTAGTAGAATGAAACTGGTCTATCATTGGAACTCTCCTTTTCTTCATTGCTTTTGGCTTTGATTGTAATTTACTTCTCACAGATGAAGATTCTATGGTTGAATGAAAGGCGTCCACATACTCAAAATATGATGGATCCCGCGTAGTAGACCTTTCACTTCGtttaactttacttttttgTGCACCCTTTGTCTTGACTTTATGTAATGGAGGGACCATTGATGTCAATGTAGGACAAACAATCTCAAGTAACTTCTGCTTGATGGTGACTTTACCGCCAATGTCAACCTCATTGAATCGTTCTTCTACTTGTTTCAACTCATCTTTAATGGATAACTGAGGCttagtttcatttaattcaacatttgagAAATGCAATCTTCGCCACATGATATGAAATTCACCTATAGGGATCATCCTAGGATCATATCGTGCTAATTCACATGCACATGGGACACCAAATGTACGTCTCAATACGCATCCACACTTTGAGGAGTCCAATCCTATCTGCTGcactattttcaattccttAGCAATGAGATCCAATGCATATCGAGACACACGCCCAATAAGTTCTCTATATATGTAGCCTTTAAAATGGTCACTCCTGAGCAACAAATTACTTTCAAATGACGCTttaatcttgttgtgttgtaAGATAATGACGTTATGAATACTATCCCAACAAGAACACAAATCACCCATACTATTGCCCAGAACTTTCTTCAGGCTCTAATGAGCAGATTCAGccttgaaacaaaaaaaaaacttcaacaagtacaaataaatatttatctacaaaacaaataaataaaataacattacaacatacctatttgtggttgtgttccCTAAATGCATTACTTTGTTCGTCCAGAATTTTACAAAGTATGTGTTGTACGGAATAATCCAAGTctgattcacatattcaaagaacaaagGCCATGAACTGCTTGCGTATTGAAAACCATTCACATACTCAGCAAACAAGCTTTCATCAGCACAATCCATCACATTTTCCCATGCATCCATCAACACTTCCCAAACCTCAGTAGAATGaactaacattttgcatttagctttaacatttttaaggatgtgGAACCGACATAACATCTGATATGACTCAGGGAATACAATTGATATGGCATTCATCAAAGCCAAGTCTCGGTCAGTCACAATAACTTTAGGACCACCCtcagatgttaaaaataaacctttcagCTTTTCCAAAGCCCATGTGAAATTACTCTGCCTTTCAGTAGACAAGAAAGCAAATGCTGCTGAGAAGGTTAACCCTGTAGACGTCATACCCACAATCTCAGGCAACGGAAGtctatatctatttgttttatatgtggaatccatcataaatacaacattaaatgagtttaacaatTTCACCGCATCAGGATGTGTCCAAAACAAGTCAGTAACAACCTCTGAATCATCAGCACACCTACTCTAGTGAATGTACTTATCCcgatccaacaacatcataagttgttgtagttcAGTTCTGGACCCTCTTAATGATCGTTTATACGCATGCCTTGCGTTGTAGATTTTTTTAATCGTTGTGACATTtcgatcattattttgtttgagtgttaataaaatatttccagGTGTAACTTTACTCTTTGTCATATCAACCAGTAATGACTTCTCACTCGTATTTAACCTGCCAGCATAAGGGTGACCAACTAAAGTTTCAGCCAACTCATGGTTGTGATGTCCACACATCACCTTCAACACCCATCCGGCCCCATCTGAACATGGTTTACCCTTTAATCTAAACGGACATTCACATTTACGAGTGCCGTATACACTAGCCACTGCATCAGCTTTGTATTTCCTATATTTTccccctctttcacatccaagtATGACGAACGTTTTTCTTCCCCGTACACCAGTAGCTATGTCAGATCTTACTATTAccacaacaaatcctaaatcataagccatccctcttacccattgaattaagtgctcccgtgaatgaaatatttcatttgttgtaaatttatttgttaaatccCTTTCTACAACTTTGCTAATTGATGAAGACAAATcagatttcaaactacaaccaatttgagaatccatatgaagatattcatccattttaaataataatcacctacaaaattataatgaaccttattaacataattaataattaatcaaacaaatataaaaatattaatataattaaattatatatttgatataaatagagtaataaataattttttatataattataaaattattaaagaattaaagatacaaaaatcatctataaaaaatatatattttacaaaattattacgTTTAAAAACTAACTATATATAacatctaaaattaaaaatttaaatataaactactataaataaaataataaaataaaataataacagaaacctaaaatgaaaacgaagcgtaaacggatgacatccttcaatggatgtcaacatccgtttaaggcgaaacggatgtcgacatccgttttggcttaaacggatgttgacatccgttgaaggatgtcatccgtttaCGATCGTTTTCATTTTACGTTTCGTTTTCATTTTACGTTTTGGGGCTCATGCGAACGATTATTGGAAGCATTAttggaagggtttagggtttagggtttagggttattGGAAGaattatgactacgtacctggagaggaaccacgacaagcACACTACACCACAACACCACTGCACCACGTActgcaccgagaacaagaggaagattgcttgataattcttttcacgatcaccaagctttgaagaaaaatattttactcatacaaggaactacgtaggttatcagtgaaatatgttataaatgagtaaaattaaaaaacaataattctaaaaataaaattttactgagggacaaaatagtaaaggggaggtggagggagaaaggtgtggtggtggagggagcaacaccctaagAATAGTGTGTACCTATATCCTATCATGAAATATACAAAGTTGATGTttagatatttgaaaaaaaaaatgtaaataaagatAACATATATCCGaacaactcatatatatatatatatatatatatatatatatatatatatatatatatatatatatatatatatatatatatatatatatatatatatatatatatatatatatatatatatatatatatatatatatatatatatatatatatatatatactaaccAATTGCATTTGATTTATTGGTAAATTCTTACTTAAAGATTAGAGAAACTTTTACAAGCATATTCTCCTTAATCTACATCAATGATCTAGATTATTAATAATCATAGTGGTCTTTTTCACTAGAGAGCTTCATtcttttcacataaaaaaaaatatgcatttaTCTTctgtaaaaataaagttatttaatgTCTTTCTTATTTAAGCTTGAgttcttttttctttacaaGCAATAATGTGGAACTtagttaaagtaaaaaataaataaaaaacgcaaaaatttaaaaaaagaaaaagagcaaaTGAAATAAGAGACACCAAGTAGAATTTAGATAATTAGAGctacttatttgtttttttctacAACACGTTTTAACAcattaaaagtaaaagtttttttaaacaaatacacgttaaaaaagtaattaaacatgttattagtataatataacctcacttttttaaaagtgaCACTCGcttgttcttcattttaaagtatttttttttctcacatattaataagaaaataagctAATTCATAAAATGTgttgaaaaatgtttgaaaaattcATCGTATCAACAAAATAGacaattcataaaataaaattaaaaaaaagacaaataatcctgttatgaaaaatgtgttgaaaaaataattaaatattttaatggtCTGAAAGCTTTCCTATTAACCTACATATTTCTTCTATAAGGTTTAActtcattatctttttttttaaatagttactttgattatatatgaaCCAACTCTTTAAAAGTTTTCTACATTTTTATGATGAGTTTCTTGTATCAATTGAGGACGTTGACATTTAGAAAAGTGAGCATTGGTTATTGGTTATATGTGGTTATATATTCAGagagtaatatttttaaattgatcatTGATGACAATGTATATATACACTTATGTAATAtgcttttcacttttttattacgataaaaaaattaaaaaaaaatatttttttacaattattaaaataaaaaatactctttgatttaaaaaattattttcatgacaaatatttttgaaataaatagtttttataattttatcacatgtaattttccattttaagtaattaattgagtttaaaaaatagttataaaacttaaatggtaaaataataaaataaaatatattaataaaggtAAAGTGGTAAAGAATTATGTAcacaaaaaattatgaaaaaaatccCTTGTGTAGATGAAATAAAAGATAAGACCAACAATGcgtaataaaataagattttattttattataccaCCTATTGGtgtgaaaagttattttttcgTAAAATGAGATGTTGATTTGTACgtgaaaaatcattattataaaaaaatcactaaataataattagttttagagataaaaataattaattttatattgactaaatcaaatattattttatatagacatcttaaaatagtttttattataaataaaaaatcaaatgatCTTTAACATTAGTTACTAATCTTTTAGCTACAATAAGTTATATATGAgcctataatttaaaattaaaaaccaatttaaaatcaacaataataaataattaaaatcttgATAGCTAATATTAAAGGCATTTAAATTagacattaatttatatattaatttattaatagcTAAAATTTTGATAGCTAgtattaaagatatttaaattctaattcataaataaattataatcttttatttacaATAGAGATTATTTTCAAtaccaataatttttaatttataaagttatgtCTAGCTTAATCAatatattaactaattattttgatctttaaaattaattatagagACTAGTTATTTTGATcctaaaattgattattatttaaaagttttctagTAATGCACATATCACAATTTGATTGATATCGTATTTTTAGTGTATAACGCAAAAGGATACGCTTAACTTGAATTGGAAACtcaatcataattttttactCAAATCCTAAAATTAAtccatatattattattattataataataataataataataataataataataataataataataataataataataataataataataataatatcaataataataataatatcaatatcgaacttgttaaaatgttgtcaaatgtATGCGATTATATGATTATATAGGTGCAAGTTGttaaaacataaacaattcCATACGTTAGgtcttaattataatattgttttgtcAAAGACATATTTTGATGATAATAACATCATGTCTTGCtgataattaataatatcaattttcaataaattaatcaTAGTTTCTCTAAGTATGTATCAAGAAAAATAAGTCTATGCTTGAAGATAATGAAACAAACTCATAGAAAAAGTTATCAAATCATTTAAAGTAATATTATCTGCAATAGGTATAACAATCACCCAACTACTTTGAGAGCACATCATCAATATATATAGTAGTATATGTTGAAACTGTAGAACACTATATACATTTATCCGATGCTAatcaatgtttttcttttcataataaaataatcaatgttGTGCATGTAGAAAAATcaaactaatatattatttaataatacatattttattttaaaaaacaaatctaaattccttataaatttgtaattaaaatgcTTTAGTAACCTAGTTAGCGcaactatttttaagtttatttcaacatcaaattaattatatcctattttaaagttattaattaGATCCtacttcttaaaaaaaacataataatttagTCATTTCCTTCAAATGACCAAACATAATGTAGAAGTTAAGAATTTTTGAATATGTTACACAATTCCAAACCCACGTCAACAACACCTATCTCCTCGTCACTTAATCAATTTGAGAAAATATACTAAATTGCtatgtttttaaaaacaaagtatgatctagataaaaaaaaaacttaaaaacaataacatgagtaaaaaaattattttttaacgcGCCATATATGCTTCGATTTTATAAAAACCGAAACATATAAAAATGTGATGACATTTCTATAATAATAACGAAGTTATATGTCTCGTTTTCTTGGCAACCGAAGCAGAAAGGGTTTATTGCCTCAATTATAAgaacaaccgaggcataataacctacaaaatttcTGCAAGTCATACTTTTCATCTGACACCTTTTCTGGAAGAGGCCTACTGCCTCGATTGAGAGgggaaccgaagcataaaaccCTGTCAAATCCCTCTACAACCACTGATATACCCTGACATAGCTTAGAAGAGGacatattgcctcggttattcACAGAACTGAGGTAGTATGTCCTGTCCAAGACCTGACAGTTCTACTTTTTGAATATTCTAATTCATTTTGTCAACCCCTATTGACTCGGTTCCTTTAGACCCGCTGTCAAAAGTGCATTATGCTTCGGTTATAACGCCAGCCGAGGTGTATAAGTTggaaataatttcaaaattgtcatttccttttttattttgatttttctctGAGCACCTTAGGCATCGATTATACtaataaccgaggcaataagggGTTTACTGCATTGGTTATTGGAAGAACTGAAGTAGTATGACTTACTTAACTTCAGAAACGTAAAACATTTTAACCTACATTGTTCATTCTCTTCCTCGCATACCCTCTTCCTCTCGCGTTCTTTTGCTTCATCTggcgttcttcttcttctttcttgtgttcttcttgttcttcctcGTAGGCCATTGGTGCTTCGTCTTCCTCGCGGGCCATTGCCGCAATGTCTTCCTCGCGGGCCATTACCAGTGaatgggaaacggtaatattttggtttaattttattttctctgtaGTTTAGcgttcatatacactaattaaaatcattgtgttttatgcagagattcaattTTACTACttcaattccagagaagtcccTTAGACACATAAGGAAATCActtgctaaatatgtaattcaactCTATAATAGTATGTACATATTAGGATATAGTTCTACCTTAGCATATTTATGATTAgcttaactttgtacattggattgatttatgcttctaagttcATTTACATTGAATTGActtatgcttctaagaagttgatttatgattacttTGAATTGATTTCtgttttagtataatttttattaaaaatatatgcttTTGGATTGTTCTGGGTTGTTaaatatatgcaggtctgtttctgtaGTTGGAAATGTTGTAGAAACAGacatattcttaaaaaatacagGGGAATACCTCTCGATTGTGACAATAACCGAGGCAGAAAGCACTATATGACATCTGTTTAGGTCACAACCGAGGCAGAAAGGCtggcaaaaaacaaaaaaataaaaataaaaaacacattacTGCCTCGATTCAGCCCCTAACCGAGGCAATAACGTCTcacatttatcaaaataaaaatataaaaaaaaggaaaaactctactgcttcggttaccTAAGAATCGAGGCAAAATCCTACCCTTTTTTGCTTCGGTTCAGAATCGAGACAAAAAACCTAACTTTTTTTGCCTCGTCTGTATATATCTCGGTTGCGAAACCACTACTTATAAGCAAAAATAACCGCTATCATTTTCCTTTGCTATACTagtgataatatgaaaattaactctaaaatagtaaaacaaaataagttCTAAAGCATAAATAGTATTTGTCATAACGGAGatagaatatattttgttaatattctatgtaagtattaaaaattaaaatgtgaataaataaaaagttatatattaatttaagtcAATACAAGTAATACAactataattattcaaatagtTGATAAAATATACACATTCACAAGTTTGATTTATTATAGAGTTTCCACTTGGTTGATTTAAACaagcaataataataatccatCCTTAAgtcaaagaaaatgaatttaataaaacacATAATGACTGATTAAAATGAATTAACCAAACATGtgtaagaaatattaattaagtatGTCTGAAAGTGACATTATGATGTAGGTAGTTGAAGCAACATGGTCCCAAAGCACATGATATAGAGATATATTCATGAATGTACTCTTTGAATTGCATTCAAGCTTGTCTCTCTAGTGTCCTTAAACTAGACCTGCATACCTATGACTTCTGCTAACTGTACAAAAAATATAGACAGAACCAAAGGGTTGCAATCTTTTATTCTTGTTTAAGGAGAATCCCATGATCCACCACTCGTGTGGTCAACACtttctaatttataattatatcattattaCTTGCCGCAATTTAAGTTTGAATATTTCTCATTCCAACTACAGGATGTTACCTGAATATGCGGCAACTTAGCTGCTATAACCTAAAGTCTAATAACTATTATCTCCTGCAaatcattatattaattataactttttaagaCTTAGATGATTAAATCACCCAAGATATATACATgaatattctattataaataaatttaatttataataaataaataaataaatgtaaatttattttataaattaattttataaaattaaattacgttcgaagtttattttttaatataatatcaaatttaaagattagaatatattttaatgaaatttatcgATGGTTTGATGTATCATATTTGatatcaaaaaatttattatttattaaatttgtcgTGATTTTGACTATTTAGTGAGTGCATGaaagaatatattttgaatatattctGATGCATGAAAGTCAAAGTATCAAGAAATCTGGTGGTTCCCAGCTTATTTGATTAGGTTTTATTCCTCTGTCATGATCTTTGAGTGAATAAGTTTCTTCTATACAGTGCATGAAATAGACATATGTgagattattttatatttgtttatgtgGGTTCATTACTTTATACTGAAAAGTAGAGAGAAAAAGGCAGATTATTAATAGGACATTGTTGCTTCTGATAGTGATGGTTCtgtaagatagatagatagTTGGCGAAAAGGGAGTGATGATGAACAGGAGAAAAGGGATTTTTTCAAACAGCCAAAGAAATTGATTCTTCTGTCATCGTCATGGATTTGTTTATGCATTCATCACTACTGTTCTATGCATCAGCTTCTgctaaataaattaatacaataCAATTTTGTAACTGCTTTTCAATGAAAATTTTGTTCAGCTTTCTCACATCActtcttttcttatatatttaatcattaatgcaatcgattaaacacaaagaaatatttagttaaccaaaataaaacagacctatattttaattaaaatatttttattattattttttatttttactgttgCAGCTTTGGTAACAGAAATAagaacacattttaaaaaatatttaattggactttaaaattttaaaataaccatCAGggtaaaacatttaaaaataaaagaaaactacatttaaaatgtgtttaataAGATAGTTGCGTACTTATGAACTAGTTTGACTTATCCAAAGATcctatttttcaaaataacttattagctaattcaatttatttctagtttttattttgtttaattctaTTTTACTATCATGacttatgtatatttatatatttttcttacatatttcaatcttataaccataattaattattgtaccATTAGTATTTATCGagttcttttttatattttgttatggcatttaaatttaaaaagatattcataaattaaaataacaaatatttcattACATGATGATGTCTGAAAATTACATACAATAATAGTTgtaacaaataaattcaaggTAACAGTGgtcttaattataataaatgaaaagtttaatttctgaaaaataaataaatctatatttGATTCGttctcattaattattttttaagaaaaaattaaattataatcgcattataatatttttttagaaacaGAAATTTCACttatgtaataaaatttatgtaatcCTACTTATGTCATTTTACGTGTATTAACTAATTTATCgattagtttattaaatatttttaatttaatgagttAGTTTATATTCAAAACTCACACGTTAGAaacttttaagttaaaaaatagtttatgagTTATCTTGTAAACTA
This sequence is a window from Vigna angularis cultivar LongXiaoDou No.4 chromosome 2, ASM1680809v1, whole genome shotgun sequence. Protein-coding genes within it:
- the LOC128195266 gene encoding uncharacterized protein LOC128195266 — protein: MAYDLGFVVVIVRSDIATGVRGRKTFVILGCERGGKYRKYKADAVASVYGTRKCECPFRLKGKPCSDGAGWVLKVMCGHHNHELAETLVGHPYAGRLNTSEKSLLVDMTKRLTFSAAFAFLSTERQSNFTWALEKLKGLFLTSEGGPKVIVTDRDLALMNAISIVFPESYQMLCRFHILKNVKAKCKMLVHSTEVWEVLMDAWENVMDCADESLFAEYVNGFQYASSSWPLFFEYVNQTWIIPYNTYFVKFWTNKVMHLGNTTTNSIHNVIILQHNKIKASFESNLLLRSDHFKGYIYRELIGRVSRYALDLIAKELKIVQQIGLDSSKCGCVLRRTFGVPCACELARYDPRMIPIGEFHIMWRRLHFSNVELNETKPQLSIKDELKQVEERFNEVDIGGKVTIKQKLLEIVCPTLTSMVPPLHKVKTKGAQKSKVKRSERSTTRDPSYFEYVDAFHSTIESSSVRSKLQSKPKAMKKRRVPMIDQFHSTTHPFIVDVVDVVADGHCGYRCIAALLGLGEDSWPVVRNELYKELSAWRDEYASLVGGYDRLEELRTSLLVKSLSAANMSKWMTLPDIGYAIANRYNVKLQEGCPLPTVNIMSSTHCYPEARAWSSIYTSRMRAFEQLMDITTSYVDLGDS